One region of Chlorogloeopsis sp. ULAP01 genomic DNA includes:
- a CDS encoding autotransporter domain-containing protein — MTKITVKNISIALSLIPALIPFKALADDYNQLFIFGDSLSDNGNLFRLTGGIFPLSPPYFRGRFSNGPVWVEILSSDLKLDANATNNFAIGGSTSGNNNALSETLKIPLPSLPDQLDSFTSIPGKPSSDALFILWAGANDYLIEPTEKRATDTQVVVNNLSNAVRTLINKGARNIIVPNLPDLGKTPQERSLLTASTTTALTNSHNNNLNLALQEIAKNRNVNIIPLDVNALVNEILAEPAKYGYTNVTERCFNQAVGTLCSNPDQYLFWDGIHPTARGHQLIAEYTVAVLNAPQDILPQADIALNVAKRQVQLIDARLLALRNTSVKPSANRLAVFLNGDVNFANKNSNNQNIDYNSTTSGVTAGFDYYITDQLSVGTALGVVNNDNELRKNKGDIEVNSYAISVYSNYAQKNFYSNAAISYGGNEFDIKRTINFNNRRATANTEGRQFSVNLNSGYIAKSGSVSYGPTVGLRYDRVSIDSYTEKEAGSLNMKVDDQQAESFILSIGTQAALVLRTGIGTVIPNVRASYEHQFAENSRNVTTELVTQPGIPMRAKTNEPDRNYFKLATGAQIVFSENFTGAIDYETVIGLENVIDNTIRGEIRYQF; from the coding sequence ATGACAAAAATTACAGTAAAAAATATAAGCATTGCACTTTCTTTAATCCCAGCCCTTATCCCTTTTAAAGCCTTAGCAGATGATTACAATCAGCTTTTTATCTTTGGTGATAGTCTATCCGATAATGGCAACTTGTTTAGATTAACAGGAGGCATATTTCCACTAAGTCCTCCCTACTTTCGGGGGCGTTTCTCTAACGGCCCAGTTTGGGTAGAAATACTAAGTTCTGATTTAAAATTAGATGCTAATGCTACTAATAACTTTGCGATCGGTGGTTCTACATCAGGTAATAATAATGCTCTGAGTGAAACACTAAAAATACCACTGCCATCTTTGCCAGATCAACTTGACAGCTTTACTTCCATACCCGGAAAACCTAGTTCCGATGCTCTTTTTATCTTATGGGCAGGCGCTAACGATTATTTAATTGAGCCAACAGAAAAAAGAGCAACCGACACGCAAGTGGTAGTAAACAACTTATCTAATGCAGTCAGAACACTCATTAATAAAGGCGCTCGCAATATTATCGTGCCTAACTTGCCAGACTTGGGTAAAACTCCTCAAGAGCGATCGCTCTTAACTGCTTCCACTACTACCGCCCTAACCAACAGTCATAACAACAACTTAAATCTTGCCCTCCAAGAGATAGCAAAAAACCGTAACGTTAATATTATTCCTTTAGATGTTAATGCCTTAGTTAATGAAATATTAGCTGAACCTGCGAAGTATGGTTACACAAATGTCACAGAGCGTTGTTTTAATCAAGCTGTAGGTACACTTTGTTCAAATCCAGATCAATATTTGTTTTGGGATGGGATTCATCCTACAGCTCGCGGGCATCAACTGATAGCAGAATATACAGTTGCGGTGCTAAATGCGCCTCAAGATATTCTTCCCCAAGCAGACATTGCCTTAAATGTTGCTAAAAGACAAGTACAGCTAATTGATGCTCGTCTTCTGGCATTACGAAATACTTCTGTCAAACCATCAGCAAACCGTTTAGCTGTTTTCCTCAACGGTGACGTTAATTTTGCTAATAAAAATTCTAATAATCAAAATATAGATTATAATTCTACAACTTCAGGTGTGACAGCAGGCTTTGATTATTATATTACAGATCAACTTTCTGTGGGAACTGCATTAGGCGTTGTAAATAATGATAATGAATTGCGTAAAAATAAGGGTGATATTGAAGTAAATAGTTATGCCATATCTGTGTATAGTAACTATGCCCAAAAAAACTTTTACAGCAACGCTGCAATTAGCTATGGTGGTAATGAATTTGATATAAAACGTACAATCAACTTCAACAATCGTAGAGCGACTGCTAACACTGAAGGCAGGCAGTTTTCCGTTAATTTAAATAGTGGTTATATTGCTAAATCGGGCAGTGTTTCCTATGGACCAACTGTTGGTTTGCGATATGATCGCGTCAGCATTGACAGCTACACAGAAAAAGAAGCTGGCAGCTTAAATATGAAAGTAGACGATCAACAAGCAGAGTCATTTATCTTAAGCATCGGTACTCAAGCAGCATTAGTATTAAGAACTGGGATTGGCACCGTCATACCCAATGTTCGCGCCAGTTACGAACATCAATTTGCTGAAAACAGCCGCAATGTCACTACGGAACTCGTTACCCAACCCGGTATACCCATGCGTGCAAAAACAAATGAACCCGATCGCAATTACTTTAAATTAGCTACAGGAGCGCAGATAGTGTTTTCGGAAAATTTTACAGGTGCAATTGATTATGAGACAGTGATCGGGCTAGAAAACGTTATCGATAATACAATTAGGGGAGAAATCCGCTACCAATTTTGA
- a CDS encoding DUF3172 domain-containing protein, whose product MRRKSTGRTATTSKSPIFQSPMFNLTTLAILGGVFVLGIGIGIAFSSTATFTPSNVASREFIDTKAPNPETCVQFGASAMVMDTRLFVTLNPFNVYVSQPTMRPGCVLRTNNWAILEQRKLVTNEQVRECKNRLNTFGYTGDLGEKPDINCIYQNDAAKNFFVNEPGAVAPSIETERF is encoded by the coding sequence ATGAGACGTAAATCCACTGGTAGAACAGCTACTACTTCTAAATCTCCTATTTTTCAATCTCCAATGTTCAACCTCACCACACTCGCCATTTTGGGAGGGGTGTTTGTTTTAGGCATTGGCATTGGTATTGCTTTTAGCTCTACAGCTACATTTACACCATCCAATGTGGCTTCCCGCGAATTTATTGACACCAAAGCACCAAACCCCGAAACTTGCGTGCAATTTGGAGCTAGCGCTATGGTTATGGACACCAGATTGTTCGTAACACTTAACCCCTTCAATGTTTATGTTTCTCAACCTACAATGCGTCCAGGATGTGTTTTGCGTACTAATAACTGGGCGATTTTAGAGCAACGCAAGCTAGTGACAAATGAACAAGTGAGAGAATGCAAAAACCGTTTGAATACCTTTGGTTATACAGGCGATTTGGGTGAAAAACCAGATATTAACTGTATATACCAGAACGATGCTGCTAAAAACTTTTTTGTCAATGAACCAGGAGCCGTTGCCCCGTCGATAGAAACGGAAAGATTCTAA
- a CDS encoding NAD(P)H-quinone oxidoreductase subunit N — protein MALITTGNTLIRDLEKHGALGVYVPLEGGFEGRYRRRLRAAGYVTLHMTAKGLGDVSAYLTGVHGVRPPHLGKKSTASGAAVGYVYYVPPIVNYQLEQLPPKSKGLVLWIIEGHILSDEEVEYLANLPKLEPRVKVVIERGGDRAFRWMPLEKTLLAS, from the coding sequence ATGGCACTAATTACCACTGGTAACACTTTAATTCGCGATCTGGAAAAACATGGCGCTCTTGGTGTATACGTACCTCTAGAAGGAGGGTTTGAAGGTCGGTATAGACGGCGACTGCGTGCGGCTGGCTATGTCACTCTGCACATGACTGCTAAGGGACTGGGAGATGTTTCTGCCTATCTCACAGGGGTTCATGGTGTTAGACCTCCGCATCTTGGCAAAAAAAGTACTGCTAGTGGAGCGGCAGTAGGTTACGTATATTACGTACCCCCCATTGTCAATTATCAGCTCGAACAGCTACCACCTAAATCAAAGGGACTAGTGTTGTGGATCATTGAAGGGCATATTCTTTCTGATGAGGAAGTTGAGTATTTAGCTAATTTGCCCAAACTAGAACCACGAGTCAAAGTGGTGATTGAGAGGGGTGGCGATCGCGCTTTCCGGTGGATGCCACTGGAAAAGACTCTGTTAGCTAGTTAA